DNA sequence from the Sphingomonas bisphenolicum genome:
TATGTCATTGCCGCCATCTATGCCCATGCCAAGAATCTGGAGGCGATCACCGCGCGGTCGCGCGCGCAATGGATCAATGTGCCGCTTGGCCGGGTATCGGGCACCACGATCGGCATCGTCGGCCTGGGCGCGATCGGCCAGGCGGTGGCGCGACGCGGCCTCGCACTGGGCGCGCAGGTCGTCGGCCTGCGTCGCACCGGCGCCCAGTCGGGCGTCAGCGGCGTGGAGCATGTCGGCGACATTGAAACCCTCGTCGCCCGCGCCGACCATATCATCGTCGCCGTGCCAGCCACCCGGCAAACCTATCATCTGTTCAACGCAGCGCTGCTCGCCAAGGTGAAGCCCGGCGCGCATATCATCAATGTCGCGCGCGGATCGGTGATCGATCAGGACGCCTTGATCGACGCCTTGGACGGCGAGGGCGGCCCCGGCTTTGCGACGCTGGACGTCACGGATCCCGAGCCCTTGCCCGACGGTCATGCGCTCTACACCCATCCGGGCGTGCGACTGACCCCGCATGTCTCCAGCAACCATATGCTGGTGCGCCATCGGCTGCTGGAAAAGGTCCGCAATGACATCTCTCGCTTCGCGAGCGGCGAAGCGCCCAGCGACATTGTCGATCCGGTGCGTGGCTATTGACGTGACCGGCGCGGGAATCCGGTCATAGCGCCGCGACCGTCTCCCGCGCCAGTTCCGCCAGCCGCTGGGCCGCCTTGTCCAGCTTGTCGCCCGACCGCAGGATTGCCGCCACGCGCGGTAACGACGGCAGCCGCTCATGCTCCAGCGCCGCGCTGTCCTCCAGGAACAAATGGGTGCGGCAGGTGATGCCCAGGCCCGCGCCCACGGCCGCCTTCAGCGTTGCGAGGTTTGGCGTTTCCACCGTGATCCGCCATTGCAGCCCGGCATCCTCCAGCGCCCGGATCGCCGCCTCGCGGAAGCGGCAAGGCTCTTCCAGCACCGCCAGCGGAATGACCTCGCGGTCGACCAGCGCCGTTTCGCCATACCAGCTCATCGGCGCCACCGTCACCGCATGGGCGTCATTGGGCGCGGCAAAGCCCAGCAAGATGTCCAGTTCCCGCCGTTCCAGCAGCGCCTGCAATTCTGCCGTACCCGCCACGCGCGCATAGATTTGCGCATCGGGGTGCAATTCGGAAAAGCGCGACAACAGGCCCGTCAGCAGGGTGTCGGCGAAATCCTGCACCATCCCGATCCGCGCCGGCCCGGCAAAGCGCCCGGCGCTGACCGCAGCGACCGCTTCGTCATGCAGCAGCAGCACGCGACGGGCATAGTCGAGCAGCACCGTGCCCGCGGAGGTCAGGTTCAGCCGCCGCCCTTCGCGCAGGAACAGCGTCTGCTGCACCAGTTCCTCCAGCCGCTTGATCTGAAGGCTGAGTGCGGATTGCGTCACGAACACCTGTTCCGACGCGTTCAGCATCGACCCGGTGTCGACGATGGCAACGAAACTGCGCAGCAAGTTGGTCGGCAGATTGACCGGCACGATAAACCTCTTTGGCTGAAGGGGAGAAGCCGATCCGAAGCCGGAAACGGAAAATCATTTATCGCTGATGCTTATATATCAATCAAAATAGTAGAGATTTATCCGACGAAGAAAAAACTACGTCCCACCGATTGTTGCGCGCGAAACCGCCAATACCGGCGCTCATCCGCCCCGCAACGGCGGCGAAATGCGACCTATGACGAACGCTGATAGGTCTGCCTGGCAAAACTTAATTGAATAAGTAGACAATTCATGTTGGGCTTGTCCGCAGTTCATAAAAGGGCCGGACATGGCGGTTTTGACGATCAATGATACATCGAGGGCAGGGCGGAGCCGACCGGCTTCCACACCTCGCCCCTTCTCTCTTTCGCGTTTCGGCGGGCGCTGGCTGTCGCCGGTCCTGTTGCTGCTTCTGTGGGAAGCGGGATCGCGCCTCGGCCTGATCCCCGAACGCACGCTGGCCGCGCCCTCCGCCGTTCTGGGCACCTTGCTGGAGATGGTGATGTCCGGCGAACTGCCCTCCAACCTGCTGGTTTCCTTTGCCCGCGTCGCGGTCGGCCTGCTGATCGGCGTTGGCCTGGGACTGGGCCTAGGCCTCGTCGCCGGCCTGTCCCGGTCGGGCGAGCTGGCGGTCGATCCGCTCATGCAGATCAAGCGCACTATTCCTGCGCTTGCGCTGACCCCGCTCTTCATCGTCTGGTTCGGCATCGGCGAAACCCCCAAGGTCGCGCTCATCGCCTTCGGCACCATCTTCCCGGTCTATCTCAACCTCTACAGCGGCATCCGCAGCGTCGATCTGCGCCTGCTCGATGCGGCCAAGAGCTTCGGCCTCAGCCGCTGGGAGCAGATCTGGCACGTCATCCTGCCGTCGGCCTTGCCCTCGCTGCTGGTCGGGCTGCGCTACGCCCTGTCGGTGTCGATCCTGGTGCTGGTGGTCGCCGAACAGATCAACGCCTCGGCCGGCCTCGGCTACCTCATCAACAACGCTCGCGATTTCATGCGGACCGACATCATTGTCGTCTGCCTGATGGTCTACGCCATCCTCGGCCTCGGCGCCGACTGGCTGGTCCGCACGATCGAAGCCCGCGCCCTTATCTGGCGCCCCAGCATAGTGGAGCAATAAGCATGGACGCTCGCCTCGGCTTTTCCACCGTGGACACCATTGTCCACCATCCTCATCCCGAACCCGTCGTTCGCCTGCGCGGTTTTACCCGGCGCTTCGGCACGAACACCATCATCGACAGGCTTGACCTCGACATCGCACCCGGCGAGTTCATCGCTCTGCTGGGCCGGTCGGGTTCGGGCAAGACCACCTTGCTGCGCACGCTCGCCGGTCTGGACGAGGCTCGCGGCCAGGACGTGGAAGTCCCCGATTCCCGCGCCGTCGTGTTCCAGGACGCTCGCCTGCTGCCGTGGAAGCCGGTCTGGAAGAATGTGTCGCTGGGCCTGAAGGGCGACAATGGCCGTGGCCGCGCCGAAGCCGCGCTCAAGGAAGTGGGCCTTGGCCATCGCCTCGACGCCTGGCCGCTGACGCTGTCGGGCGGCGAGGCGCAGCGTGTGGCGCTGGCTCGCGCACTGGTGCGCGAGCCGCAACTGCTGCTGCTGGACGAACCCTTCGCCGCGCTCGATGCGCTGACCCGCTATCGGATGCACGATTTGGTCCTCTCGCTCTGGCGCAAGCATAGGCCCGCCGTCCTGATCGTGACCCATGACGTGGAGGAGGCGATCGCGCTCGCCGACCGCGTGCTGGTGCTGGACCAGGGCCGCATCGTCGCCGAAGAACGCATCACCGCGCCGCGCGGCGAGCGAACCAGTTTTGCTGCGCGCCTGCGTGAAAAACTGCTTTCTCACCTGGGGGGCGACGATCATGCCGAGGGCGTGGTGCCTTTCCCGGTCGCCGCCGAATGAGCGCACTCGCCGCCATCGAGCGTCCGGTCGATACCGCGGCCGACACCAGCCGCCTGCGCGGCTTCGTGACGGCCTTTGCCGACCTGCTGGCCGCGACCCGCGACGAGCAGGCGATATTGGACAGCGGCCGCGCGCTGCTCAGCCGCCTGATCGCCACCGACGACTGGTTGCCCGAAGCCTTCGCCCGGCCCCATCCCGATCGCTACCAGCAATATCTGCTCCATTGCGACAGTCGGGAGCGGTTCAGCGTCGTCAGCTTCGTCTGGGGTCCGGGCCAGTTCACGCCCATCCACGACCATAGCGTCTGGGGTCTGGTCGGGGTGCTGCGCGGCGTCGAGAAGGTCGAGCGCTTCCGCCGCCTGCCAAGCGGCGTCTTGGTCGATCAGGGCGAGGAACTGCTGCACGAAGGCGAGGTGGACGCCGTCTCGCCGCGCATCGGGGACATTCACCGCGTCACCAATGGCCTCCCTGACCGACCGTCCGTCAGCATCCATGTCTATGGCGCCAATATCGGCGCGGTCGAGCGCGCGACCTACGCCCTCGACGGCACGCCGAAGACCTTCATTTCGGGTTACGCCAACGGCGTGATCCCCAACCTCTGGGACAGATCGAAAAACCTATGAGCACCGATATCCTCGACCGTATCCAGACCGCCACGCCTCTGGACATCCGGCGCGCGCTGCTGACCGGCAGCGAAATCGCGATCATCGACGTGCGCGAAGAACATGAATTCGCGCAGGGCCACCCGCTCTTCGCCGCGCAGATACCGCTGCGCCGGATCGATGATGAAGCCCGCTGGCGCATCCCGCGTCTCGCGACCCCGATCATCGTCTACGATAATGGCGAAGGCCTGGCGCGCAAGGCGGCCGTCCGTCTCGAAGCGCTGGGCTATAGCGATGTGCGCGAACTGGACGGCGGCCTCTCCGCCTGGGCCGCGGCGGGCTATGAACTGTTCGAGGACGTCAACAGCTACTCCAAGGCGTTCGGAGAACTGGTCGAACATCGCCGCCACACGCCCTCACTGGCCGCCGAAGACGTACAGGCGCTGATCGATGAAAAGGCCGACATCAAGATCCTCGATGCCCGCCGCTACGAAGAATATAATACGATGAGCATCCCTACCGGGACCAGCGTGCCGGGCGCGGAACTGGCGTTGCGGGCGCGCACCATCGCGCCCGATCCCGACACCACGATCATCGTCAATTGCGCCGGCCGCACCCGGTCGATCATCGGCGCGCAGTCGCTGGTCAATGCCGGCGTCCCCAACAAGGTGTTTGCGTTGCGTAACGGCACGATCGGCTGGACGCTGGCGGGCCAGTCACTGGATACCGGCCAGACCCGCGTCGCACCTGAAGTCGATGACGTTTCGATCGCGGAAGCACGCGCCCATGCCCGCGACGTCGCCTATCGCGCCGGCGTGAAGCGTATCGGCTGGGACGAACTGGCCGCGTTTCAGGCCGACACGGCCCGCACCCTCTATCGCTATGACGTGCGCCAGCCGCGCGAATATGAAAGCGGTCATCTGCCCGGCTTCCGCAATGCGCAGGGCGGCCAACTGGTCCAGGAAACCGACCATAATGCTCCGGTGCGCGGTGCGCGGATCGTCGTGACCGACAATGTCGGCCCGCGCGCCGACATGACCGCCTCCTGGCTCGCCCAGCTTGGTTGGGACGTTGCCATCCTCGATGTCGACTGGTCGGCCGTTGCGCTGGAAACAGGTCCGGATGGTGCGCCAACCCCGCGCGGGCCGGAGGGCCGCTACAAGCGTCCCTATGAAGGCACG
Encoded proteins:
- a CDS encoding ABC transporter permease gives rise to the protein MAVLTINDTSRAGRSRPASTPRPFSLSRFGGRWLSPVLLLLLWEAGSRLGLIPERTLAAPSAVLGTLLEMVMSGELPSNLLVSFARVAVGLLIGVGLGLGLGLVAGLSRSGELAVDPLMQIKRTIPALALTPLFIVWFGIGETPKVALIAFGTIFPVYLNLYSGIRSVDLRLLDAAKSFGLSRWEQIWHVILPSALPSLLVGLRYALSVSILVLVVAEQINASAGLGYLINNARDFMRTDIIVVCLMVYAILGLGADWLVRTIEARALIWRPSIVEQ
- a CDS encoding ABC transporter ATP-binding protein codes for the protein MDARLGFSTVDTIVHHPHPEPVVRLRGFTRRFGTNTIIDRLDLDIAPGEFIALLGRSGSGKTTLLRTLAGLDEARGQDVEVPDSRAVVFQDARLLPWKPVWKNVSLGLKGDNGRGRAEAALKEVGLGHRLDAWPLTLSGGEAQRVALARALVREPQLLLLDEPFAALDALTRYRMHDLVLSLWRKHRPAVLIVTHDVEEAIALADRVLVLDQGRIVAEERITAPRGERTSFAARLREKLLSHLGGDDHAEGVVPFPVAAE
- a CDS encoding NAD(P)-dependent oxidoreductase, translating into MSLIIASQLDAEFNRGLGQHPIAPILIDVADEAPWSAAAEADILLVRPSPAWRRPTALRPPAWPGRLKWVYSASAGIDFYPPWLLDAPLVTCGRGVASDEIADYVIAAIYAHAKNLEAITARSRAQWINVPLGRVSGTTIGIVGLGAIGQAVARRGLALGAQVVGLRRTGAQSGVSGVEHVGDIETLVARADHIIVAVPATRQTYHLFNAALLAKVKPGAHIINVARGSVIDQDALIDALDGEGGPGFATLDVTDPEPLPDGHALYTHPGVRLTPHVSSNHMLVRHRLLEKVRNDISRFASGEAPSDIVDPVRGY
- a CDS encoding LysR substrate-binding domain-containing protein produces the protein MPVNLPTNLLRSFVAIVDTGSMLNASEQVFVTQSALSLQIKRLEELVQQTLFLREGRRLNLTSAGTVLLDYARRVLLLHDEAVAAVSAGRFAGPARIGMVQDFADTLLTGLLSRFSELHPDAQIYARVAGTAELQALLERRELDILLGFAAPNDAHAVTVAPMSWYGETALVDREVIPLAVLEEPCRFREAAIRALEDAGLQWRITVETPNLATLKAAVGAGLGITCRTHLFLEDSAALEHERLPSLPRVAAILRSGDKLDKAAQRLAELARETVAAL
- a CDS encoding rhodanese-like domain-containing protein gives rise to the protein MSTDILDRIQTATPLDIRRALLTGSEIAIIDVREEHEFAQGHPLFAAQIPLRRIDDEARWRIPRLATPIIVYDNGEGLARKAAVRLEALGYSDVRELDGGLSAWAAAGYELFEDVNSYSKAFGELVEHRRHTPSLAAEDVQALIDEKADIKILDARRYEEYNTMSIPTGTSVPGAELALRARTIAPDPDTTIIVNCAGRTRSIIGAQSLVNAGVPNKVFALRNGTIGWTLAGQSLDTGQTRVAPEVDDVSIAEARAHARDVAYRAGVKRIGWDELAAFQADTARTLYRYDVRQPREYESGHLPGFRNAQGGQLVQETDHNAPVRGARIVVTDNVGPRADMTASWLAQLGWDVAILDVDWSAVALETGPDGAPTPRGPEGRYKRPYEGTDNKAAAMQAYLDWEYGLVAQLERDGTHGFFVI
- a CDS encoding cysteine dioxygenase family protein gives rise to the protein MSALAAIERPVDTAADTSRLRGFVTAFADLLAATRDEQAILDSGRALLSRLIATDDWLPEAFARPHPDRYQQYLLHCDSRERFSVVSFVWGPGQFTPIHDHSVWGLVGVLRGVEKVERFRRLPSGVLVDQGEELLHEGEVDAVSPRIGDIHRVTNGLPDRPSVSIHVYGANIGAVERATYALDGTPKTFISGYANGVIPNLWDRSKNL